A genomic region of Gymnogyps californianus isolate 813 chromosome 12, ASM1813914v2, whole genome shotgun sequence contains the following coding sequences:
- the LOC127021095 gene encoding chymotrypsinogen 2-like isoform X2, producing MALLWLLSCLALAGSARCGVPAITPVIRGYTRIVNGEPAVPGSWPWQVSLQHSNGFHFCGGSLISENWVVTAAHCGVRTTDVVVVGAYDQDSPSPAQQKLTIEKVFKNPKFNMLTIRDDITLLKLATPARLSARVSPVCLPKATDVFPGGMTCVTTGWGLTDPNASETPAVLQQVALPLLTNEQCKQYWGYRIADVMVCAGADGASSCMGDSGGPLVCQKDGAWTLVGIVSWGSSTCDPNVPGVYARVTKLRSWIDSILAAN from the exons AtggctctgctgtggctgctgagctgcctggcGCTGGCGGGCTCTGCCC GCTGCGGTGTGCCCGCCATCACGCCTGTCATCCGTGGCTACACCCGCATCGTCAACGGGGAGCCAGCGGTGCCGGGGTCCTGGCCATGGCAGGTCTCCCTCCAG CACTCCAACGGGTTCCACTTCTGCGGCGGGTCGCTGATCAGCGAGAACTGGGTGGTCACCGCCGCCCACTGCGGCGTCAG GACCACCGACGTCGTGGTGGTGGGCGCATATGACCAGGACTCGCCCTCCCCTGCTCAGCAGAAGCTGACCATCGAGAAG GTCTTCAAGAACCCCAAGTTCAACATGCTGACCATCCGCGACGACATCACCCTGCTCAAACTGGCCACCCCGGCGCGGCTGTCGGCCCGCGTGTCCCCCGTCTGCCTGCCCAAGGCCACCGACGTCTTCCCGGGGGGCATGACCTGCGTCACCACCGGCTGGGGGCTCACTGACCCCAACG CCTCGGAGACGCCGGCggtgctgcagcaggtggcCCTGCCCCTGCTCACCAACGAGCAGTGCAAGCAGTACTGGGGGTACCGCATCGCCGACGTGATGGTGTGTGCTGGCGCCGACGGTGCCTCCTCCTGCATG GGCGACTCCGGGGGCCCGCTGGTGTGCCAGAAGGACGGCGCCTGGACCCTGGTGGGCATCGtctcctggggcagcagcacctGCGACCCCAACGTGCCCGGCGTCTACGCCCGCGTCACCAAGCTCCGCAGCTGGATCGACTCCATCCTGGCGGCCAACTGA
- the LOC127021095 gene encoding chymotrypsinogen 2-like isoform X1, with amino-acid sequence MALLWLLSCLALAGSARATLSLESCGVPAITPVIRGYTRIVNGEPAVPGSWPWQVSLQHSNGFHFCGGSLISENWVVTAAHCGVRTTDVVVVGAYDQDSPSPAQQKLTIEKVFKNPKFNMLTIRDDITLLKLATPARLSARVSPVCLPKATDVFPGGMTCVTTGWGLTDPNASETPAVLQQVALPLLTNEQCKQYWGYRIADVMVCAGADGASSCMGDSGGPLVCQKDGAWTLVGIVSWGSSTCDPNVPGVYARVTKLRSWIDSILAAN; translated from the exons AtggctctgctgtggctgctgagctgcctggcGCTGGCGGGCTCTGCCCGTGCCACCCTCTCCCTGGAGA GCTGCGGTGTGCCCGCCATCACGCCTGTCATCCGTGGCTACACCCGCATCGTCAACGGGGAGCCAGCGGTGCCGGGGTCCTGGCCATGGCAGGTCTCCCTCCAG CACTCCAACGGGTTCCACTTCTGCGGCGGGTCGCTGATCAGCGAGAACTGGGTGGTCACCGCCGCCCACTGCGGCGTCAG GACCACCGACGTCGTGGTGGTGGGCGCATATGACCAGGACTCGCCCTCCCCTGCTCAGCAGAAGCTGACCATCGAGAAG GTCTTCAAGAACCCCAAGTTCAACATGCTGACCATCCGCGACGACATCACCCTGCTCAAACTGGCCACCCCGGCGCGGCTGTCGGCCCGCGTGTCCCCCGTCTGCCTGCCCAAGGCCACCGACGTCTTCCCGGGGGGCATGACCTGCGTCACCACCGGCTGGGGGCTCACTGACCCCAACG CCTCGGAGACGCCGGCggtgctgcagcaggtggcCCTGCCCCTGCTCACCAACGAGCAGTGCAAGCAGTACTGGGGGTACCGCATCGCCGACGTGATGGTGTGTGCTGGCGCCGACGGTGCCTCCTCCTGCATG GGCGACTCCGGGGGCCCGCTGGTGTGCCAGAAGGACGGCGCCTGGACCCTGGTGGGCATCGtctcctggggcagcagcacctGCGACCCCAACGTGCCCGGCGTCTACGCCCGCGTCACCAAGCTCCGCAGCTGGATCGACTCCATCCTGGCGGCCAACTGA
- the LOC127021094 gene encoding chymotrypsinogen 2-like isoform X2, translated as MALLWLLSCLALAGSARCGVPAITPVIHGYTRIVNGEPAVPGSWPWQVSLQHSNGFHFCGGSLISENWVVTAAHCGVRTTDVVVVGAYDQDSPSPAQQKLTIEKVFKNPKFNMLTIRDDITLLKLATPARLSARVSPVCLPKATDVFPGGMTCVTTGWGLTDPNASETPAVLQQVALPLLTNEQCKQYWGYRIADVMVCAGADGASSCMGDSGGPLVCQKDGAWTLVGIVSWGSSTCDPNVPGVYARVTKLRSWIDSILAAN; from the exons AtggctctgctgtggctgctgagctgcctggcGCTGGCGGGCTCTGCCC GCTGCGGTGTGCCCGCCATCACGCCTGTCATCCATGGCTACACCCGCATTGTCAACGGGGAGCCGGCGGTGCCAGGGTCCTGGCCATGGCAGGTCTCCCTCCAG CACTCCAACGGGTTCCACTTCTGCGGCGGGTCGCTGATCAGCGAGAACTGGGTGGTCACCGCCGCCCACTGCGGCGTCAG GACCACCGACGTCGTGGTGGTGGGCGCATATGACCAGGACTCGCCCTCCCCTGCTCAGCAGAAGCTGACCATCGAGAAG GTCTTCAAGAACCCCAAGTTCAACATGCTGACCATCCGCGACGACATCACCCTGCTCAAACTGGCCACCCCGGCACGGCTGTCGGCCCGCGTGTCCCCCGTCTGCCTGCCCAAGGCCACCGACGTCTTCCCGGGGGGCATGACCTGCGTCACCACCGGCTGGGGGCTCACTGACCCCAACG CCTCGGAGACGCCGGCggtgctgcagcaggtggcCCTGCCCCTGCTCACCAACGAGCAGTGCAAGCAGTACTGGGGGTACCGCATCGCCGACGTGATGGTGTGTGCTGGCGCCGACGGTGCCTCCTCCTGCATG GGCGACTCCGGGGGCCCGCTGGTGTGCCAGAAGGACGGCGCCTGGACCCTGGTGGGCATCGtctcctggggcagcagcacctGCGACCCCAACGTGCCCGGCGTCTACGCCCGCGTCACCAAGCTCCGCAGCTGGATCGACTCCATCCTGGCGGCCAACTGA
- the LOC127021094 gene encoding chymotrypsinogen 2-like isoform X1 — MALLWLLSCLALAGSARATLSLESCGVPAITPVIHGYTRIVNGEPAVPGSWPWQVSLQHSNGFHFCGGSLISENWVVTAAHCGVRTTDVVVVGAYDQDSPSPAQQKLTIEKVFKNPKFNMLTIRDDITLLKLATPARLSARVSPVCLPKATDVFPGGMTCVTTGWGLTDPNASETPAVLQQVALPLLTNEQCKQYWGYRIADVMVCAGADGASSCMGDSGGPLVCQKDGAWTLVGIVSWGSSTCDPNVPGVYARVTKLRSWIDSILAAN; from the exons AtggctctgctgtggctgctgagctgcctggcGCTGGCGGGCTCTGCCCGTGCCACCCTCTCCCTGGAGA GCTGCGGTGTGCCCGCCATCACGCCTGTCATCCATGGCTACACCCGCATTGTCAACGGGGAGCCGGCGGTGCCAGGGTCCTGGCCATGGCAGGTCTCCCTCCAG CACTCCAACGGGTTCCACTTCTGCGGCGGGTCGCTGATCAGCGAGAACTGGGTGGTCACCGCCGCCCACTGCGGCGTCAG GACCACCGACGTCGTGGTGGTGGGCGCATATGACCAGGACTCGCCCTCCCCTGCTCAGCAGAAGCTGACCATCGAGAAG GTCTTCAAGAACCCCAAGTTCAACATGCTGACCATCCGCGACGACATCACCCTGCTCAAACTGGCCACCCCGGCACGGCTGTCGGCCCGCGTGTCCCCCGTCTGCCTGCCCAAGGCCACCGACGTCTTCCCGGGGGGCATGACCTGCGTCACCACCGGCTGGGGGCTCACTGACCCCAACG CCTCGGAGACGCCGGCggtgctgcagcaggtggcCCTGCCCCTGCTCACCAACGAGCAGTGCAAGCAGTACTGGGGGTACCGCATCGCCGACGTGATGGTGTGTGCTGGCGCCGACGGTGCCTCCTCCTGCATG GGCGACTCCGGGGGCCCGCTGGTGTGCCAGAAGGACGGCGCCTGGACCCTGGTGGGCATCGtctcctggggcagcagcacctGCGACCCCAACGTGCCCGGCGTCTACGCCCGCGTCACCAAGCTCCGCAGCTGGATCGACTCCATCCTGGCGGCCAACTGA
- the LDHD gene encoding LOW QUALITY PROTEIN: probable D-lactate dehydrogenase, mitochondrial (The sequence of the model RefSeq protein was modified relative to this genomic sequence to represent the inferred CDS: inserted 1 base in 1 codon) encodes MALRRVLGLGXALGRRSCCSKRPLPPDFVEALRAVVGGPNVSTAMAVREQHGHDESMHTWLRPPDAVVWPQAVGQVQELAALCYRCRVPMVPFGTGTGLEGGVNAVQGGVCFNLSHMDAIAELSLEDFSVTVEPGVTRKALNSHLRDTGLWFPVDPGADASLCGMAATGASGTNAVRYGTMRPNVLNLRVVLPDGRLLHTAGPGRQARKRAAGYDLTSLFVGSEGTLGFLTQATLRLHPLPEATAATTAAFPSVRAAVDCTIQVLQAAVPVARIEFLDEVMVGACGRFSGLELPVAATLLLELHGSRHGLAEQQQQAEEIVRLNGGSGLAWAEEPEERGRLWAMRHSAWYAALALRPGCQGYSTDVCVPISRLPDVVVETKRDLQDSGLTGPMVGHVGDGNFHCLLIFDPQEPAEAQRVHAFAQRLGRRALAAGGTCTGEHGVGLGKRALLLEELGQEGLDTLRSIKAALDPHNLMNPGKVV; translated from the exons ATGGCTCTGCGgcgggtgctggggctgg gggccctGGGGCGCCGGAGCTGCTGCTCCAAG cgcCCACTGCCCCCTGACTTTGTGGAGGCCCTGAGGGCCGTGGTTGGGGGTCCCAACGTCTCCACGGCCATGGCGGTGCGCGAGCAGCACGGCCACGACGAGTCCATGCACACGTGG CTGCGCCCCCCGGACGCCGTGGTGTGGCCCCAGGCGGTGGGGCAGGTGCAGGAGCTGGCGGCGCTCTGCTACCGCTGCCGCGTGCCCATGGTGCCCTtcggcaccggcaccggcctCGAGGGCGGCGTCAACGCCGTGCAG GGCGGCGTCTGCTTCAACCTGAGCCACATGGACGCCATCGCGGAGCTGAGCCTCGAGGACTTCTCAGTGACGGTGGAGCCCGGCGTCACCCGCAAGGCCCTCAACAGCCACCTGCGTGACACCGGGCTCTGGTTCCCCGTCG ACCCCGGGGCGGATGCCTCGCTGTGCGGCATGGCGGCCACGGGCGCCTCGGGCACCAACGCGGTGCGCTACGGCACCATGCGGCCCAACGTGCTCAACCTGCGCGTGGTGCTGCCGGACGGGCGCCTGCTCCACACCGCCGGCCCCGGGCGCCAGGCCAG GAAGCGGGCGGCCGGCTACGACCTGACCTCACTCTTCGTGGGCTCCGAGGGCACCCTGGGCTTCCTGACGCAAGCCACGCTGCGCCTGCACCCCCTGCCCGAGGCCACTGCTGCCACCACCGCTGCCTTCCCCAGCGTGCGGGCGGCCGTGGACTGCACCATCCAGGTGCTGCAGGCTGCCGTGCCCGTGGCCCGCATTG aGTTCCTGGATGAGGTGATGGTGGGTGCTTGTGGCCGCTTCAGTGGGCTGGAGCTGCCGGTGGCGGCCACGCTCCTCCTGGAGCTCCATGGCTCCCGGCACGGCCTGgccgagcagcagcagcaggcag aggagaTCGTGCGGCTGAATGGCGGCTCCGGACTGGCCTGGGCAGAGGAGCCGGAGGAGCGCGGGCGGCTCTGGGCCATGCGGCACAGCGCCTGGTACGCCGCCCTGGCCCTGCGGCCTGGCTGCCAG GGCTACTCCACGGACGTCTGCGTGCCCATCTCCCGCCTGCCTGACGTGGTGGTGGAGACCAAGCGGGACCTGCAGGACTCCGGCCTCACCG GCCCCATGGTGGGACACGTGGGTGACGGCAACTTCCACTGCCTCCTCATCTTCGACCCCCAGGAGCCGGCCGAGGCCCAGCGCGTCCACGCCTTCGCCCAGCGCCTGGGCAG GCGGGCGCTGGCGGCGGGGGGCACCTGCACTGGGGAGCACGGCGTGGGGCTGGGCAAGCGGgcactgctgctggaggagctgggccAGGAGGGGCTGGACACCCTGCGCAGCATCAAAGCCGCACTGGACCCCCACAACCTCATGAACCCCGGGAAGGTGGTCTGA